The following are encoded together in the Cytophagales bacterium genome:
- a CDS encoding ABC transporter ATP-binding protein, producing MSKNKVTIGSVFKTIVWPRRKLLFVGLILIVISRLASLILPGASKYLMDDVIVNKDFDMLYNIILWVASAIIIQAITSFALTRLLSVEAQHLIAQLRVKVQKKVLNLPINFFDNSKSGELVSRIMTDVEGVRNLVGTGLVQMIGGTLTSVISLFLLIKISPAMTAYVLVPVVIFGLVALKAFGFIRPIFRERGKINAEVTGRLTETLNGIRVIKGFNAEKQEIKTFEAGVEKLFNNVKKSLTSTALVTSSSTFLLGLASTGIMGIGGYMMINDDLTFGDFLAFTLYLGFMIAPIVLMSNIGSQLTEGFAGLDRTEELMNMESEHDDAERTIELAALKGDIRFENVSFAYEEAKEVLNKVTIDAPGGSVTALVGSSGSGKSTIAGLVSSFLIPNEGVVTIDGNDLAHVTLSSYRKNLGVVLQDEFLFDGTIRENIIFPRPDSTDEDIQAAVKAAYVDEFTNRFEDGLETVIGERGVKLSGGQRQRIAIARALLADPKILILDEATSNLDTESEAMIQQSLSGLMKGRTTFVIAHRLSTIRKADQILVVEQGEIKERGTHDELIDLKGRYHELFTYQARI from the coding sequence ATGAGCAAGAATAAAGTAACCATAGGAAGTGTTTTTAAAACGATAGTCTGGCCACGGAGGAAGTTGCTCTTTGTTGGTTTGATATTAATAGTAATTAGTCGTTTGGCTAGTCTCATACTTCCGGGTGCATCAAAATATCTTATGGACGATGTTATTGTTAATAAGGATTTTGATATGCTATATAATATCATATTGTGGGTAGCATCTGCAATAATTATCCAGGCAATAACGTCATTTGCATTAACCCGGTTACTTAGTGTAGAAGCACAACACCTTATAGCTCAACTCAGAGTAAAAGTTCAAAAAAAAGTATTGAACTTACCCATTAACTTCTTTGATAACAGCAAGTCCGGGGAGTTGGTCTCACGAATAATGACAGATGTGGAAGGCGTGCGAAACCTGGTTGGAACAGGATTGGTTCAGATGATTGGCGGTACGTTAACATCTGTGATCTCCTTGTTCCTTTTAATCAAGATCAGTCCGGCCATGACAGCCTATGTGCTTGTTCCGGTCGTTATATTTGGGTTAGTAGCATTAAAGGCATTTGGATTTATTCGTCCGATTTTCCGGGAACGTGGAAAGATCAACGCAGAGGTAACCGGAAGATTAACAGAAACATTAAACGGAATCAGAGTAATAAAAGGGTTTAATGCGGAGAAACAGGAGATCAAAACGTTTGAGGCAGGAGTGGAAAAACTGTTTAATAACGTTAAAAAAAGTTTAACCTCCACAGCGCTGGTTACCAGTTCATCAACATTTTTGTTAGGTCTTGCCTCCACCGGAATCATGGGTATCGGTGGTTATATGATGATCAATGATGACTTAACTTTCGGGGATTTTTTGGCCTTTACTCTTTACCTGGGATTTATGATAGCCCCCATTGTACTAATGAGCAACATTGGGAGTCAATTGACAGAAGGGTTTGCCGGATTAGACAGGACAGAAGAATTGATGAACATGGAATCTGAACATGATGATGCAGAGCGTACTATTGAGCTTGCAGCGCTAAAAGGAGATATACGATTTGAAAATGTATCGTTTGCTTACGAAGAGGCTAAAGAAGTGTTAAATAAAGTCACTATAGATGCTCCGGGTGGTTCGGTTACGGCCCTGGTCGGTTCTTCAGGTTCAGGAAAAAGCACCATAGCCGGTTTGGTTTCTTCCTTTTTGATTCCTAATGAGGGTGTGGTAACTATTGATGGGAATGACCTTGCTCATGTAACCCTTAGTAGTTATAGAAAAAACCTGGGAGTCGTTCTTCAGGATGAATTTCTGTTTGATGGAACTATCCGGGAAAATATCATCTTTCCCCGGCCTGATTCTACAGATGAAGATATACAAGCAGCCGTCAAGGCTGCTTATGTTGATGAATTTACAAATAGGTTTGAAGATGGATTGGAAACGGTAATAGGAGAGAGGGGAGTAAAACTTTCCGGAGGCCAAAGGCAACGAATTGCTATAGCAAGGGCATTATTAGCAGACCCTAAAATTTTGATCTTAGATGAAGCCACCTCAAACTTAGATACGGAAAGTGAAGCTATGATCCAGCAAAGTCTATCAGGGCTAATGAAAGGAAGAACAACTTTTGTAATAGCTCACCGGTTAAGCACCATTCGAAAAGCAGACCAAATCCTTGTTGTTGAACAAGGAGAAATCAAAGAAAGAGGCACTCATGATGAGCTGATTGACCTAAAAGGCAGATACCATGAGTTATTTACCTATCAAGCCAGGATATAA
- a CDS encoding DEAD/DEAH box helicase produces MPKHILNNFSKLGLSLSIIEVLDQLGFENPTPVQEKAIPILLGNDPTDFIGLAQTGTGKTAAFCLPLIDLIDINYKATQALIMAPTRELGQQTAQELVRFSKNNKNLNVEVVYGGAAIINQIKALKKPTQVIVATPGRLLDLIKRKVVKLESVRYVVLDEADEMLNMGFKDDIDKILSYTLKDRVIWLFAATMPPEIRKIIKKYMDTPQEVSINTQEKINKDISHKYVITKTANKIPALRRFLDLQPDMRGVMFCRTKWETQKISDDLGNLGYAVEALHGDLSQAQRDAVMKRFKTRSMQLLIATDVAARGIDVIDLTHVLHHTLPDQLDIYTHRSGRTARAGKKGISLAFINPREGRRIAELERKIQVRFERIEVPGIEELKSSRINNWATLIINTKVDDRAGDILHDLHGQFAHLSKEDLLKRLITTQLDHLMIHPDGSRNAEQADLNETSGGSPGKRDNSRFHRYFVNIGSIDGMTKADLIHFLSDVSGIDRKFFGELTMQKNCAFLDVDKAYDKDLSRSFQGIEIEGRNIRVNRDDDGNRRPKAFSFKKKFKGKRKSSKQDFHRSGKRR; encoded by the coding sequence ATGCCCAAACATATATTGAATAACTTCAGCAAGCTGGGACTCTCACTTTCGATTATTGAAGTCCTTGATCAACTCGGGTTCGAAAACCCAACTCCCGTACAGGAAAAAGCCATTCCAATTTTATTGGGCAATGATCCAACGGATTTTATTGGGCTTGCACAAACCGGAACAGGAAAAACTGCCGCATTTTGTCTTCCATTAATTGACCTGATCGATATAAACTATAAGGCTACGCAGGCCCTTATTATGGCTCCAACACGTGAGTTGGGACAACAAACAGCTCAGGAGTTAGTTCGTTTTTCTAAAAACAACAAAAACCTCAATGTAGAAGTGGTTTATGGTGGTGCGGCCATTATCAATCAAATAAAAGCGCTTAAAAAACCTACCCAGGTCATAGTGGCCACTCCCGGCCGGTTATTGGATCTGATCAAACGAAAGGTCGTGAAGCTTGAAAGTGTCAGGTATGTAGTGTTAGACGAGGCTGATGAAATGCTCAACATGGGTTTTAAGGATGATATTGATAAAATCCTTTCATACACCCTTAAAGACAGGGTGATCTGGTTGTTTGCTGCAACCATGCCTCCTGAGATTCGAAAGATCATTAAAAAGTACATGGATACACCACAGGAGGTATCCATCAATACACAGGAAAAGATCAACAAGGATATATCTCATAAATATGTGATTACCAAAACAGCCAATAAAATACCTGCACTAAGGCGATTCCTGGACTTGCAACCGGACATGCGGGGCGTCATGTTTTGCCGTACCAAATGGGAAACCCAGAAGATCTCCGATGACCTTGGCAACCTCGGTTATGCGGTAGAGGCCCTTCATGGGGACCTTTCGCAAGCACAAAGGGATGCGGTTATGAAGCGATTCAAGACTCGCTCGATGCAATTGCTCATTGCAACAGATGTAGCTGCACGGGGTATTGATGTCATAGACCTGACGCACGTGCTCCACCACACCCTTCCCGACCAGTTGGATATCTATACCCACCGAAGTGGAAGAACCGCGCGTGCCGGTAAGAAAGGTATTTCGCTTGCTTTTATCAATCCACGCGAAGGAAGGCGGATTGCAGAGCTGGAAAGGAAGATCCAGGTCAGGTTTGAGCGCATTGAAGTACCGGGTATTGAGGAGTTAAAATCCAGCCGCATCAACAACTGGGCAACCCTGATCATCAATACGAAGGTTGATGACCGGGCCGGAGATATATTGCACGACCTTCACGGCCAGTTCGCCCATCTAAGTAAAGAAGATCTACTAAAACGACTGATCACAACCCAATTAGACCATCTGATGATCCATCCTGATGGTTCCCGGAATGCGGAACAGGCAGATCTCAATGAAACGTCCGGAGGATCACCCGGAAAACGCGATAATAGCCGGTTTCATCGCTACTTTGTCAACATAGGATCGATTGATGGGATGACGAAAGCTGATCTTATTCATTTTTTGTCAGACGTTTCGGGCATAGACCGTAAGTTTTTCGGGGAGTTGACCATGCAAAAAAACTGTGCATTTTTAGATGTAGACAAGGCTTACGACAAGGATCTAAGCAGAAGTTTCCAGGGAATTGAAATTGAAGGCCGCAACATTCGTGTAAACAGGGATGATGATGGAAACAGGCGCCCGAAAGCATTTTCGTTTAAGAAAAAGTTCAAAGGCAAGCGCAAAAGCTCAAAACAGGATTTTCATCGTTCGGGAAAAAGAAGATGA
- a CDS encoding restriction endonuclease, which translates to MCISMAEKIINDSSINSATDLVTSREKTRAGFISLALEKNYLAVPYIEEAKALKALAGKVKYPKDLLDVTDLGTGLLTASGLSDKSLNYLTEEDKITAIKGLIEKFLEPAGDSFVDELIYRYLLIKGDALGGKARNLAGSLGERKFLRSLLSVFTISGVEYYWKDKDSNSWLEKPKDDTGVENRIKGLCWNKRGRDKLLIMNKTIPVVGKNIDLCILNANIEEITKGKDSIIHFGEKYIALGELKGGIDPAGADEHWKTANSALDRIREGFNSFGLKPKIFFIGAAIENSMASEIYKQLQDGSLNNAANLTNDEQLTSVCNWIVNL; encoded by the coding sequence ATGTGTATATCTATGGCAGAAAAAATAATTAATGACAGTTCAATAAATAGTGCAACGGATTTAGTAACATCCAGAGAAAAAACCAGGGCAGGTTTCATATCCCTTGCTTTAGAAAAAAATTATCTGGCTGTTCCCTATATCGAAGAAGCAAAAGCACTTAAAGCATTAGCAGGCAAAGTAAAATATCCAAAAGATTTGTTAGATGTCACTGATCTTGGAACGGGTTTGTTAACAGCTTCCGGTTTGTCCGATAAATCTTTAAATTATCTGACAGAAGAGGATAAGATAACTGCCATTAAAGGATTAATTGAAAAATTTCTTGAGCCGGCAGGTGATAGTTTTGTAGATGAACTCATTTATAGATACTTACTGATCAAAGGTGATGCCTTAGGAGGAAAAGCGAGGAATTTAGCCGGTTCTTTAGGAGAGAGAAAATTTCTTAGGTCATTATTGTCTGTTTTCACTATATCAGGAGTTGAATACTACTGGAAAGATAAAGATTCAAATTCATGGTTAGAAAAGCCAAAGGACGATACAGGAGTGGAGAATAGAATAAAAGGTCTTTGTTGGAATAAAAGAGGAAGAGACAAACTCTTAATTATGAATAAAACTATTCCTGTTGTAGGAAAGAATATTGATCTCTGCATTTTAAATGCCAACATTGAAGAAATTACGAAAGGGAAAGATTCGATTATTCATTTTGGTGAAAAATATATTGCTCTCGGTGAATTAAAAGGGGGTATTGATCCTGCAGGCGCTGATGAGCATTGGAAAACAGCAAATTCAGCGTTAGATAGGATCAGGGAAGGTTTTAATAGCTTTGGGTTAAAACCTAAAATATTCTTTATCGGTGCCGCTATTGAAAACAGTATGGCTTCAGAAATTTATAAGCAATTACAAGATGGAAGCTTAAATAATGCTGCGAATCTCACCAATGATGAACAATTAACCTCTGTTTGCAACTGGATTGTGAACCTATAA
- a CDS encoding site-specific DNA-methyltransferase codes for MLKEAEIFPTERQRLYNRLEDRLETAYHLNRKVVSFQANKDIPIYRWFKYKEGFSSSLVKYFLSEYSSKPGKILDPFAGVGTTLFAGQEMGWQSYGIELLPVGAFVMQVREAINGIDKEKLKKNVKNIWTDLNKLDSYDTHINHITITKDAFPDDTELFLNKYLTFCSSIKDEKIQTILRFTAFAMLEEISYTRKDGQYLRWDSRSKRELSGKPFNKGRILTFKEALNHKLNQIVSDLSANKTNLLFDSFESNGHQNFPVNITHGSCLEELPKLEDNYFDFIITSPPYCNRYDYTRTYALELIYLGCDHEFVRDIRQTMLSCTVENKEKIDYLNKFYESIQRPGIFEKVLNVYNNSEAMSEVNSVLDELNKLGKLNNNNIPRMVKNYFLELCFVIYEMARITKSGGYCVMVNDNVRYGGEEIPVDLILSEFAGNFGFNINKIFVLPKGKGNSSQQMGNYGRTEIRKCVYLWQKK; via the coding sequence ATGCTAAAAGAAGCAGAAATATTTCCCACTGAACGACAAAGACTTTACAACCGATTAGAAGATAGGCTGGAAACTGCCTATCATTTAAATCGTAAGGTAGTAAGTTTTCAAGCTAATAAAGATATACCTATTTATCGTTGGTTTAAATATAAAGAGGGGTTTTCTTCTAGTCTTGTTAAATATTTCCTTTCAGAATATTCATCCAAACCCGGAAAAATATTAGACCCTTTTGCAGGGGTTGGAACAACTTTGTTTGCAGGACAGGAGATGGGCTGGCAATCTTATGGCATTGAACTTTTACCGGTTGGCGCTTTCGTTATGCAGGTCAGAGAAGCCATTAACGGTATTGATAAGGAAAAGCTCAAAAAAAACGTAAAAAATATCTGGACAGATCTAAATAAACTTGACAGCTATGATACACACATCAACCATATTACAATAACTAAAGACGCTTTCCCGGACGATACGGAGCTATTTTTAAATAAGTATTTAACCTTTTGCTCCAGCATAAAGGATGAGAAAATACAAACTATTTTACGATTTACAGCTTTTGCTATGCTTGAAGAGATCAGCTATACAAGAAAAGATGGACAATATTTGCGATGGGATTCCCGCTCAAAAAGAGAACTTTCAGGTAAACCGTTTAACAAAGGAAGAATCTTGACTTTTAAGGAAGCTCTCAATCATAAGCTTAATCAAATTGTCAGTGACTTATCAGCAAACAAAACCAATTTGCTATTTGATTCTTTTGAGAGTAACGGACATCAAAACTTCCCGGTGAACATTACTCATGGTTCATGTCTTGAAGAATTGCCAAAACTTGAAGATAATTATTTTGATTTTATCATTACTTCACCTCCATATTGTAATCGTTATGATTATACCAGGACGTATGCTTTAGAGTTGATTTATCTCGGCTGTGACCACGAATTTGTACGTGACATTAGGCAAACAATGCTCTCTTGTACAGTTGAGAACAAAGAAAAAATTGATTATTTAAATAAATTTTATGAATCAATTCAAAGACCGGGAATTTTTGAAAAGGTACTGAATGTTTACAACAATTCAGAAGCTATGTCAGAAGTTAATTCTGTGCTCGATGAGTTGAATAAACTTGGAAAACTAAATAACAACAACATTCCGAGGATGGTTAAAAACTACTTCCTTGAACTTTGTTTTGTTATCTATGAAATGGCAAGAATAACGAAAAGTGGTGGTTATTGCGTAATGGTAAACGACAATGTTCGCTATGGAGGCGAGGAAATCCCCGTTGACTTAATATTATCGGAGTTTGCGGGAAACTTCGGTTTTAACATCAATAAAATTTTTGTTCTACCCAAAGGCAAAGGCAACAGTAGCCAGCAAATGGGAAATTACGGGCGAACTGAAATACGCAAATGTGTATATCTATGGCAGAAAAAATAA
- a CDS encoding TCR/Tet family MFS transporter, translating into MLRKKNASLIFIFITVVLDTMGLGIIIPIIPTLITKLTGQGLSDASLYGGWLLVSFSLMQFLFAPLLGTLSDRLGRRPVLLVAMFGLGVDYLIHAYAPTITWLFAGRILAGITGASYTVANAYVADISKPEEKAKNFGMVGAGFGLGFILGPVIGGFCSRWGVQAPFLISAGLSFLNFLYGLLILPESLPKEKRRKINWLKANPVGALSYLKKYPMVMGLVVAFFFVHFAAQSLPSVWVFFTELKFSWSEKEVGLSLGVVGLLVAIVQGGLTGVAVKKLGERKTVFLGFLMWSSGMLLFMLANSSLMLYIVLIPYCLGGIAGPTLQSIISNQVPDDQQGELQGALASVMSLSAIVGPPVMTGVFFFFTKDTSPVFAPGAPYGLAALLMLVGWVLASYYLSKLKKD; encoded by the coding sequence ATGCTCCGAAAAAAAAACGCTTCCTTAATATTTATTTTTATTACTGTCGTATTAGATACGATGGGGTTAGGGATTATAATTCCAATAATTCCTACACTGATCACTAAATTAACAGGGCAGGGGCTTAGTGACGCCTCGCTGTATGGCGGCTGGTTATTAGTTTCATTTTCGCTTATGCAGTTTTTGTTTGCGCCATTGTTAGGAACGTTGAGTGATAGGTTGGGACGAAGGCCGGTGCTGCTGGTGGCTATGTTTGGCCTGGGTGTTGACTACCTGATACATGCTTATGCGCCAACTATAACATGGTTATTTGCAGGGAGAATATTAGCAGGTATTACCGGGGCCAGTTATACGGTGGCCAATGCTTATGTAGCAGATATAAGTAAGCCTGAAGAAAAGGCTAAAAACTTTGGAATGGTTGGCGCCGGTTTTGGGTTGGGTTTTATACTGGGGCCTGTAATCGGAGGTTTTTGCAGCAGATGGGGCGTACAAGCGCCTTTTTTGATATCAGCAGGGCTGAGCTTTCTCAACTTTTTATACGGATTGCTGATCTTGCCTGAATCATTACCTAAAGAGAAGCGAAGAAAGATAAACTGGCTAAAAGCCAACCCCGTAGGTGCATTGTCTTATCTCAAAAAATATCCGATGGTGATGGGCCTTGTTGTAGCCTTCTTTTTTGTGCATTTTGCAGCACAGTCATTGCCCTCTGTATGGGTGTTTTTTACAGAGCTTAAGTTTTCCTGGTCTGAGAAAGAGGTAGGCCTGTCATTGGGTGTGGTAGGATTGCTGGTAGCCATCGTACAGGGTGGACTGACCGGGGTAGCCGTAAAAAAGTTAGGTGAGCGCAAGACTGTTTTTTTAGGTTTTCTGATGTGGAGTAGTGGAATGCTTTTATTCATGCTTGCAAATAGTTCCCTCATGCTTTACATAGTGTTGATCCCTTATTGCCTTGGCGGGATTGCAGGGCCTACTTTGCAAAGCATTATTTCTAACCAGGTTCCTGATGATCAGCAAGGGGAATTGCAGGGCGCTTTGGCCAGTGTTATGAGTTTGTCAGCCATAGTTGGGCCACCGGTTATGACGGGGGTATTCTTCTTTTTTACCAAAGATACTTCACCGGTATTCGCCCCCGGGGCGCCTTATGGCCTGGCTGCTTTGCTTATGCTAGTAGGCTGGGTCTTGGCTTCATATTATTTGTCTAAACTGAAAAAAGATTAA
- the xth gene encoding exodeoxyribonuclease III, with product MKLISWNVNGIRAVAKKGFKESLKNLDTDILCLQETKAQDDQVKDVLDDIDGYHFFSNSAERKGYSGTAILSKTHPVNITYNIGIEEHDQEGRVVVAEFDSFYLLNVYVPNSGRGLDRLQYRKKWDTDFIKYLKKLEEHKPVIACGDFNVAHQPIDLARPKSNYNKTAGYTQTEIDGMSNFIKAGFTDTFRHLHPDKIAYSWWSYMFNARSKNIGWRIDYFLISSSMLGKVTSAFILPDYQGSDHCPVGIEILI from the coding sequence ATGAAATTAATTTCCTGGAACGTCAATGGCATCCGTGCAGTAGCCAAAAAAGGTTTTAAAGAATCCCTGAAAAACCTGGATACAGATATTTTATGCTTGCAGGAAACAAAGGCCCAGGATGATCAGGTCAAAGATGTTTTAGACGACATAGACGGCTATCATTTTTTCAGTAATTCAGCCGAACGAAAGGGATATTCCGGTACTGCAATTCTGAGCAAAACTCATCCGGTTAATATAACATACAACATTGGGATAGAAGAACATGATCAGGAGGGTAGGGTAGTGGTCGCGGAATTTGACAGCTTTTACCTCTTAAATGTTTATGTACCTAACTCCGGCCGCGGATTGGACCGCCTGCAGTATAGAAAAAAATGGGATACAGACTTTATAAAATACCTAAAGAAACTCGAAGAGCATAAGCCGGTGATCGCATGCGGTGATTTCAATGTAGCGCATCAACCTATAGACCTTGCCCGGCCCAAATCCAACTATAACAAAACAGCAGGTTATACCCAAACCGAAATAGACGGAATGTCAAATTTTATTAAAGCAGGTTTTACAGACACTTTCCGGCATCTGCACCCGGATAAAATAGCATATAGTTGGTGGAGTTACATGTTTAATGCACGCTCAAAAAACATTGGGTGGAGAATTGATTATTTTCTCATTAGCAGCTCAATGTTAGGGAAGGTTACATCTGCATTTATTCTTCCTGACTACCAAGGCTCTGATCATTGTCCGGTAGGTATTGAGATTTTAATTTAG
- a CDS encoding NAD(P)H-binding protein has translation MKTAILLGATGLIGTELLNQLLLDDNYEQIKIFARRTSGISHPKLTELIIDFDKPETWIRHVTGDVLFSMLGTTIKKAGSNEKYYKIDYTYQYQMAEAAVRNKVENYVLISAAGASANARLFYNRMKGELDRDVQNLSFKHISIIKPSLLDGDRKESRLGEKIGIIVTRLITLIIPFTRRYRPIHASVIARAMRNAVQRNNEKVNVYELEAVFNLAIP, from the coding sequence ATGAAAACCGCAATATTATTAGGAGCTACAGGGCTGATCGGAACAGAGTTGTTAAATCAGTTGCTCCTGGATGATAATTATGAACAAATTAAGATCTTTGCGAGGCGTACCTCAGGCATTTCACATCCGAAATTAACGGAACTTATTATTGATTTTGATAAACCGGAGACCTGGATCCGGCACGTAACCGGAGATGTTCTTTTTTCTATGTTGGGCACAACGATTAAGAAAGCCGGAAGTAACGAAAAATATTATAAAATTGATTATACCTATCAATATCAAATGGCTGAAGCTGCTGTTAGAAACAAAGTTGAAAATTACGTGCTAATATCCGCTGCAGGAGCAAGTGCCAATGCCAGGTTGTTTTACAATAGAATGAAGGGAGAATTAGACAGGGATGTACAGAATCTTTCCTTTAAACATATTTCTATCATTAAACCGTCATTGTTAGATGGTGATAGAAAAGAAAGCAGGTTAGGGGAGAAAATTGGCATTATTGTTACCAGGCTGATAACATTGATTATCCCATTTACCAGAAGATACAGGCCGATTCATGCTTCGGTTATAGCAAGGGCTATGAGAAATGCAGTACAAAGAAATAATGAGAAAGTGAATGTATATGAATTGGAAGCTGTTTTTAACCTGGCAATCCCTTAA
- a CDS encoding DUF2283 domain-containing protein: protein MKATYDKDANVLLIKLANNKPSYGEDIGEGIIIHFDKNNSPVEIEILNAKKYLLNWIEQALEVKKTDTITA from the coding sequence ATGAAAGCAACATATGATAAGGACGCAAACGTGTTATTAATAAAACTTGCTAATAATAAACCAAGTTATGGCGAGGATATTGGCGAGGGTATTATTATACATTTTGATAAAAATAATTCACCTGTTGAGATTGAAATTTTAAATGCAAAGAAATATTTGCTGAATTGGATAGAACAGGCCCTTGAGGTAAAAAAGACAGATACTATTACTGCTTAG